TTAATCAACTTTAGCTTTTTATCATGATAAACAAAGTAATTCTTGTGGGTAGAGTGGGTAAGGACTTAGAGTTAAGGACCTTGAATATGGGTACGCATAGTAGGAGTGTCGTTAATTTTCCATTTGCAACTCATGAATTTTCACTCAATCGAAAGACTGGAGAAAGAGTTGAGCAGGTTGAATGGCATAATATTGAAATGTGGGATAAGAATGCAGAAAATGCATCTAAGATACTCAGGAAAGGTAGGGTGGTTTATATTGAAGGCAGAATTAAGTGTGATATATCAACAGATGTTGAAGGAAATAAGCA
The sequence above is drawn from the Bacteroidia bacterium genome and encodes:
- the ssb gene encoding single-stranded DNA-binding protein, encoding MINKVILVGRVGKDLELRTLNMGTHSRSVVNFPFATHEFSLNRKTGERVEQVEWHNIEMWDKNAENASKILRKGRVVYIEGRIKCDISTDVEGNKQYRTKIRASLFQVLNLKGNAVKSQSDNEVRCEDMDEDIEPLFNEFDEDNFNIEG